TTGGTCTTTCAATAAAATGTcttgtttaaataaaaaagggttttttttgtatgcttAGTTTTACAGTGATCTGTGGCGTCAATAAAAAGTTGAAAGTACGCTCAGGCAGGGTAGAATAAGAGGCTGCAATGTACAAGCTGCTGTATGATGTAGCGGCGTTAGCTCCAGTTCAGATATTTTCTTGGGGCAAACCGGAATGTTCATAGTCTATCCAGTTTCCGTTTTATGGAATGTTTTGGTGTTTCAGACCGATACCAAGAATGCAATTTTGTCAATACACAGGTGATAGCCTACGTAACTGTTTGACctcattgaatattttttgctGTGCTATTGCTGTCATATTTCCAAAAGTCACTCCTTTGTAAAAAAGCAACAGTCCTTAAAATTCTACATTTATAAACAATTTGTCTAACCATAGAATGATGACCACAAAGACATCTAGCAATACTTTTAAAACCAGCTTCCAGCCTTAGACAAGTTATATAAAAGAAAGTCCTGACCTCATCCTCATCAAGGGAGTTATTCATACTGGACATCCCAGGAATCATGCTGAACTGCCACAGATTTGTAAAGGAGAATGGTCCTAAATTCATCTTGATCATTGTGCAGGCCTGGTCTGCAACAAGAGGAAACGTTTGGTTGTGGTTATTTCTACCAAAGGAAGGTCAACCTGTTATTGAATCAAAGAGTTCACTTTATCCTCACTGTCATGTTGTCTAAAGGTTATTTtcaatatgaatatgaaaatggGTGGTATTCGTTTAAGCAGCCTTTATAGTTGTGATTTAGATGGTCAGACTACATTTGATGACCAATTTGtgcataaatttaaaaaaaatccaaaaggtTCATAATTTTTTCTTTCCACTGTAGATGCTTTGACATTAGGGAAAATGAGATatcaaacatgaacaaaaaacgTCTCTTTAATGATACCACAATTGTGACCTTGACATCCCAATCACCTGCTTTTACTGAATATAGACATTCTTGTTCTGATCTTGGAGTTCTAACCAAAATGTAAGTTTTCATTGTGTTGCTATGTGGCACTTATTTGATAATacgttttttaaatgatgacattttgcAAAAATTCTTTAAGATCTAGATTTTATGTGTGATTCAAATTAGGGGACGCGAGGTGGAAGGAACTACTAAATTTAGTGTGGTGTTGGTGAAATGGGGTTGTGAGAATTATGCTTAAAATTTAGTGCAATTAAACATATCACGGTTATTAGTGTTTTGCATTCTCTAGGTTGGGTAATTCTGACTAAAGCAGTAGTCCTTTGATGTCCACCCACATGTACCGTACATGCATAATAATGGTTGAATGGTTGCAACTTATTTAGCTGGGCTGTAAacatcaagctttttttttttttttaaatttgaggcTTTCAGCACGATTTAAATGCTGTGAGATTGGAGCAGGAATTGATTGGCAATACTAAGCATCCAGTGCAGGTCATCATTTTGGCATCACGCCTAcgaaaaaaagaagtttcaaACAACATCCTCACCCcagtgggtgaaaaaaaaaaaaaaaaaaggtcacttcTTATAGTTACTAGTGGTGCAAATGTGTCTGCTTCCGCTGGCCAGTGTGATCGTTGTGTCCCGCATTTCCTTGCTGTCTTGCTGCTTGTGCCTTGTGTCTCGTTCACGCATGCTTGGCTCACATCCTGTGGCtgtctttttggtcataattccacacaACAAATCCTCCCAAATAACAGAAGATACAACTAGACCTAAACAAGCCTGTGACTGTCCCTGTTAATGCTAGAGGGACGTCCTAGCTAATGTGTGACTTTGTGTATGTAGGGGTGAAGCCGTACGCTTGCTCCATGTGTGACATGAGGTTCTTCCAACGTTACCATCTGGCAAGACACAGCCTCACTCATACTGGTATGCGTCTACTTACACTAGCTTCTTCGGTCCTCACCTCGTTAAACAACAGACAGTAAAGATATCATTGTGTCTCAATTGACTTTCAAATTTTTATTACGCTTGAAATGGTAGAAAAAAACGAAGATGTATCCAGACATGTTCCGACagccaaataaaaaataattgtagcATTAATTGTACACATAAATGTATGAAACGTCAGCTTTTTCCCCGCTGAATGCTCTACTTTGTTCTGCGCAATTTCTTCTTTGTCCGTAAAAACAATACTTGGGCACTATTTAATGTGGCGGACATGATTTGGACATATAATTGCACAGCAAAACAGTTGCTGAGAAGATGTGGCTGTATAAGAAGAGCTAAGGTGAGGGAAGAGTTGATggttgtgatttttgtttctaGCTCATACTgatgtactttttgtgtgtaGGGGTGAAGCCATACGCTTGCTCCATTTGTGACATGAGATTTTTTCAACGATACCACTTGGCAAGACACAGTCTCACTCACACGGGTATGAAGTTGCTCTTCCTTGATCTAGTTAATCCTTCATACTGGCCCAATAGTTAACGCTTCCTAATTTCTAGAATATTTTTAGGCATACAGCATAGAAGTGCTTGTTACTATTCAACATAACACTTAGAGTTGTTGTTCCAGCCAGGTACTTCCATTAAATTGCCATACTTAGACTTTAGACAGAAGGCAAATATGTTTAAAGTTAAAACTCTTTCAAGTTATATTGTGGAAGACGATGTAAGAATAGGTCAGTGCGTGAAGTGTCGTGTACTTGTGCCACAGCCTTTGGCATGTCTGGATACATAATAACTGGGTGTGTCCCACTGAGATCATTGTGGTGTTTCGTTTTActttttgcaaaacatttttgctctgTGTGTACAGGGGTGAAGCCATATGCTTGCTCCATGTGTGACATGAGATTTTTCCAGAGATACCACCTGGCGAGACACACTCTCACACATACGGGTACATGTTTATTCTCAATCCCTCTCACCTAACCACACAATGGAGTGTTCTAGTGTATAGGCCTCACCCTACCTGTCAGAGCACTGAGACACAAACGTCTTTCCACTGCACAATACCTACACGGCTCAACTCTCTATTGACACTATTTCCAGTCAAAACCAAGTACTATTTTCTCTTCCTCATCAGCCGAGGTTCCAAGCATGACGTGACGAGACCATATTGGGTAAACTGCTGCAGATTTGTCATTCTTgggtttttgtaaaatttggaTACAAGGctacaaatgataaaaaatttACACATTTGCTAATGTTAGcagactctgttgctgtgcttTAGCTCTGTAGGCTGCCGTGTTATACTCCAGTCTCCACATTGCTGCAGGAGTCTGTTTTCTTGCTGCCCCCCAGCCGCCTCTCGAACAAGTAGTTATGACTGATGCATTGAATAAtgcctgttttcattttttgttttttttttaatgaagtggAAAAAAGACAAGCTGAGGCGAGCCGTGTAGGTGCTACTCAGGGGAAACGCAGCTCAAGGCGAATGAGGACCTTTTGACTATGCcaaaatctttcattttttccccccttcactTAATTTCATTGTGTCGGCATGAATGTGTGACTAGGGACTTGTTAGTCATGGAAGTATAAAAAGTATGTATTGGTCCCAAAACTGATTTgtacatgtaaaaatacatttctgttcATAGCTGACAGGAGCACTTTAATAAAGTTTGGTACTGTATGCATTCAGGGGTGAAGCCGTACGCTTGCTCCATGTGTGACATGAGGTTCTTCCAACGTTACCATTTGGCAAGACACAGCCTCACTCATACCGGTATGCTGCATTTGTTCCCCTTTTACTGTTAAACCTCTAAAATCCGACCCAAGGACGTCTAACATGTTTTAAGTCCCATTTCCCACAATAACATCATTATGTAATGAGTGGAAAATGTCCAGTAAAACTGTAGGCTTTGTTGGAAAACTGTCCACTGAAAAAAAggcccttttttgttttatttaaaaccggtaccataacATGTataattgacaccatcactaacCGGGCACATTACACAAATGAAATTTAATGGCAGACATCAGTAGTCTGAAATACTAATAAGACGAGTTCCATTTCTCCAAATTGAACCAATATTTAGTTGCTTGACCattgaaataattcattttccagCAACTTCCGATCAGAAACTTTTTGACAACTGACTGCATTGAAAGTGAACATTATTAAAGTAGCTCCTACAATTTTATATATTGAGCTTTGCTTATTTGTAattataaaacaacaacaaaaaaagaaactaaaaacATTGATGTCTGCCAGTTCTTTCTGGCGTAATGTGTTGTCTCTGATCAATTTCATAGCATGCTTTTACAAACCACCCAATTAGTATGTCCATGTCTtttacatgttttgttttcttttattttttttaagttatgaaATACATCTAACCTTTTTGTGTTCCATTCAGGAGTGAAGCCATATGCTTGTACCATGTGTGACATGAGGTTTATTCAACGTTACCAACTTGAAAGAcacagtctcacacacacaggtatgtccctttcatttcaatgtgacATGGCTCACACCACCATGGGCTTATGCCttaaaactcattcactgccattgatggCTGTTGAGagttccatgttaaaaaaattattacgaCACCTGTGACAATGTTGccaaacggttgtttgtttaaactCAACGGTTTACTTCACAAGCACATGTAAAGTGTGATGCTAATGAGAGTTCCCCTCCTAGTTTGCTCACAATAGAGTAAAAATGATTGTTTGCTTAATGTTTTAAGTTGTCGTTTGTTTTATTGTGGCATCATACATATAGAAGAATCTCACCCTATAAATGAAGATAATGTTTGATACATAGACCTTTATTTTAAGCTATAGACACATTCTTTGTCCCATCAGAgaattttcaccattttacttGGCATTCAATCTGTGTGAGAGATTagacaaattattattttcggTCAGTTGTCAGTATGCACAACAGTCCACACTGGTCAATTGTTGTCATTTCTCATTCATTTTATTAACAATGGCTCtggtcacttttgtttttttttaattatttttacagaAGCATAAATTGAGACATCATAttgatcatttttcaaaatgttttccagaGTATGTCATCATAGTTTTCTCATATTTTACATAGCAGATGTTACTTTCTTATCTTTTGTGAATAGTTTGCCAACTGCCTAAAATTGTCTAACCTGCGATcagcgttgaaaaaaaaatctgttgaaatTAGGCAATCTCTTATTGGATATTGTGTTTGGTGTACTGTGTCCATTTAGGACCTCAATTATTCCTTTGGATATTCAGGGGTCTAGGTTTGCAGATTGATTTCTTTCCCTCTCTGGATGATTTTGTTATTGTCCATCAccattttgaaattcaaacacTGACTGTGGAATTAGCAATCATAGTCAAATAGAAAAGTCATGTTCAATTGGAATGGCAGACCTACTTCCTCACCTAGTGGAATCTCTGCAGCAAACTAAGCGCTGATGACTACAACCAAACTTTACTAAACAATTAGTAAAGTTTAGCGGCGATCATTTTTGGCAGTTGAATAATTTCTTTTCCACGCTAAAGCTGGTACTTTGTGTGCATAGGGGTGAAGCCGTACGCTTGCACCATGTGTGACAAGAGGTTTTTTCAGCGCTACCACCTGGCGAGACACAGCCTCACTCATATGGGTATGCGCCTGCCAATCTTAAGACCGTCACACCATTGGGATGCTGCAACATCTGTTAAATGTCTGTGTTCTGACACTTTGTTAATGGGGCAGATGTAGTGCATTAGTACCAATGATATTGGCTTGTGTAAAGTaagtggatcagaaaatggtaatttttttgcaaaaccacCTACCTAGCTCCTACTTTGCCCATTTAACTCATGTTAGGGTATGACATTGGTTATTAACCACAGACATCAATTTATCTCGGATTAGTTGGCTTAAATACATCAAGATTTCTTGTTTCTTTGTGGCAGAGATACAAATTAATACTGTTGATGCTCTGCATTTAGGTGTGAAACCTTATGCTTGCACCATGTGTGACATGAAGTTTTGTCAGCGTTACCACCTGGCGAGACACAGCCTCACTCATACTGGTATGGGTCCGTACATCGTGCCCAGTACATTCTGTGTGCACCTTCCCATTTGTCACTTTCCTTCAGGATCTCACTCATTTCTGACGCATCATATCTGAGCCGGAAGATTTAAgaaattcttcttcttgtgtttcTGTTGGAGGGTTCCTGTGGTGTTTGAGTCCTGTTTTTTCAGTAGAGAATACATTTATTCCTATCGTTGTGAATAGATTTCCTGTCCTTACtctcaaaatgtattaatttcagGGAAAATGCATTGAAGCAGATTAGCTACAATGTAGTGCAGTCAGTCTGTATTTAAAGATACGTGCAGCACATGAGGCAAATCAATACGGCTAGTGGCTGGTATTAGTAATATAGTAGTGGTAATATCTGCATTTGCTATATTTTCTCAGGTGGCTTTATATCAAGCTTAATTGGAATTATACATCTGCTGTATTTCCAAGACTACTCCCTGTTATAGTAATAATGCAGTTAAATGCTGTCATTTTTCAAACTTCACAAACATGGGCACAAAATGACTCCCCGAAGAGGTAAAGGCAGGTGCCATATAGTTTGGATGTGACAAAAGCAATACTTAAAGTTTGTGAACAATGACAGCCTCTGAGGAaagtttttgttcaattttattGGAATCCAACTTCTTTACAAGGAGAACTGTAGGGTTCTttggaggatttaaaaaaaaaatctttttacatAATTTACGACATAGAGACAACAATTGCTTGTCAGGCATTCCAagtatttttatcttttcacTGACCTGTTCATAATGAATGTGataagacattttttaaaacagtatCTGTTGGTTTGTTTGTGATGTTGATTAGTTTTCCATGTACTTACATTTTCACAACTCAAATTTTAAAGCGGAATCTGCTGAATCCCTGGTGGCAGTGAAAATAGGCAGAAATGTCAAAGGATGAGATATTGTCATTGTATTAATTGGAAAATGTGTGGTTAATAACCAATAGCTTAGGTATGTTTACATAGTCAAAACTGCAAAGTGAAGCAAAGTATTATAACGTTGCTACTTTGCATTTAGGTGTGAAACCTTATGCTTGCACCATATGCGACAAGAGGTTTTTTCAGCGCTACCACCTGGCAAGACACAGCCTCACTCATATGGGTATGCGCTCACCTTGCCCATGACACTTAAAGTCACATTTGACTTTACATGACATCACACAAAGCATCTCTGACGGACGgctaatttttttcatcacgAGCATATATACCTGTGACTCATTGCTTGTCACGTTTTGCATAGAGATTGGTCATGAATAAAAATCAAGCATTCAAATGCTCAAAAAGATAGGTCTAATAACAGAAAATGTTGGTTTGCAAcccatcaattttaaatttAGAAGCACATTGCATCACTGTTGGATTGTGAACACTAAAAACCAAAGTGTGAAAGTAATACCTGTAATACTCTGCGTTTAGGTGTGAAACCTTTTGCTTGCACCATGTGTGACATGAGGTTTGTTCAGCGCTACCACCTGGCCAGACACAGCCTCACTCATACTGGTATGGGTCTATACAGCTGCCCCTCTATCTTGTTGAACCCTTATTGCCCATCAAGTTTTAGCACACACAGCCTCATTTGAAATACATTGCTTTTCTTAAAGGAAAAATGTATAGAAATATGTAACAGTCGTGTTACCTTTGCAGTTAAAAGCAATCATCCTCAAGAAAATGGAGCTACTGTCTTGGGATATTGTCGTGTTTTCACAATGCAACAGTTACAGTGGGACTATTACTGCAGACATGCCAACCCTCCTAATTTTCCTGAATATCCGGGATGACGGAAATCAGCCCGACTCCTGATGTTACGGACACAAGTAGATTCTTCAAATTCTAAAATAATGCATCCTCCATTTTCTCTGTGTTTTCTTGCCACATTGTGAACACTCAGTTTTAAACTTAGGGCGCCAGACACATTAATTATTATATGACGTGTCTATGTTAGGAGCtcaaacatgcataaaatgatGGGATTGCACATGAATTCGCAATTAGACTTGATCACTAATAGACATTCGCAATGTTGGTAGTTGTGTCAATTTCTCCCTCATGGGCATTCTGGGAAGACTGTAAGATTGGCATTTCTGTTTCTGGCAGATATTTGCATGAAATAGAGTTGAGAAACGtaacatatttttctttctgttgATGCAAACTCCAGTACTGCAAAACCGCTTAAATACACAGCAAAGAGGCTGAATgacatgggtttttttttttgcatgaattgGCGACTGTGTGGTTAATAACCAATAGCTTCGGGATTTACTGGCAAAGAATGAAAATGGAGCCTAAGTCATGTAACACTGCCACTTTGCATTTAGGTGTGAAACCTTATGCTTGTACCATGTGTGACAAGAGGTTTTTTCAGCGTTATCACCTGGCAAGACACAGCCTCACTCATATGGGTATGCACCCGCCCACCTAAACAATGACACTGACCAAAGTTCAATATAGAGGATGTTAATTAGACACAAGGCTTGTTGCTAGTTTACGAAGGTAATCGGTCCTGTGTCATGAAGCGTTTTCTGTATCACGTTTGAATCGTAAACTAAATTAATAGTGTGACATCATCAGCTCATGTTGTGTTAGCTGTGGATCTGAAAATTGGTCAAACACAACTTTGTAGCCAAGTGAGAAGTGGTTAACAACCCATCAATGACAGTTTTACTAATCGATGGATGACTGAGCCGAATGACAAGTTTTGAAAATTAATATATTAATGCTCTGCGTTTAGGTGTGAAACCTTTTGCTTGCACTATGTGCGACATGAGGTTTGTTCAACGCTACCACCTGGCGAGACACAGCCTCACTCATACGGGTATGGGTCCGTGCACCTACCCCTCTCATGTTTTCAGTCACTTAATGTGTTTGACGCAATATTTGCCAGAAATATTTACCTATTTAGACCGGGCTCTTCAATTTAATCTAAAACTTTTAGAGAAATGTCCATAATGCTACTATGACATGCAGTCGTTGAAGCTACTGGCTTGTGTTGTTGTTGGCTCAAGCTAACATCTTTTAATCGTCACACATAGAAATCTCCGAATGTAGAATTTTAGATATCAGCCAGCGAGCATTTTAGAGGTGGATTTGTTTCATctgcctttttgttttcctgctgGGAATATTTCACATGATGATCCAGTGGGAAACAATTACACCAGAGATGAGTACattagtcttgttttttttttcttcaatttttaacacaaatagaaaaaatacatttgttttgtacCCTCTTTAACCTAAATTGTGTAGCCCGTTACATTTCTCATAATTTCTGctaaaaacttttatttttgctgtttagTACACGTAACCgtgaatatttcaaaatttAGTGAATTTTCTTGCCTGAAATACACTCTTTGCTGCACAGGCATTGAACTACtgtagtggtgccttgagatatgaccCGACTTTTGAGATTCTTGAGATGCGAGCCGTCGATTGGCCAATTACTTTGCTTGGACTTGCGAGTGCAAACTTGAAGCGAGCCCTCAATGATGGCAGATGACTCAAATCACTTCACAAAAAGAAGCAGCGTGTCAGATAACATTAgttagtattaaaaaaaaaattgcctcaatTGTTTATTACCACCCTCAGCTATACGTTACTGTTGAACTAAATATAAAGCAAACAATTCGACATGTATGTAGAACAGCTATATAGCCttcgctagcttaatgctaacctTCTATTAGAAAGACCATAGGTGGACAGGCTAACAACTGGCATCTGTGTCGGTGTTGCTACCCTTGAAACAGTGGATATCTGACCACAATCTGTGGAGCAACTAAATAGACAATCacaatattcacaggcatatGTTCTTTATCCTGTGCAAAGATTAACTGTTGCTGCTGTACTGAGAAGCCAAGAGAGCAACTCAGCCTCCAATACAGTGTCCATATGTCTATCtaatactgcccccaggtggccgagGCGCAGACAAGagaatgagcagcacaatgaggattaaaggaggaaaaaaaggttaTTTTTGATTCTGTTTAATTATGCTATTGCTGTATGTTCCAAATATGATTATAGTGTGACATTGTTCTCTAAAAAGTCATTgcaattttgggggtgggggtgaggctggaacggattaatggcatatCGGTTCATTTCAGTGTTTAAAGACAATTTGAGATGATGTTTTGAATTATGAGTGTGGTTAGTGAACAAATATATAtctcgaggcaccactgtacagttaaaacttgtttttttttaatattttgtagcgTTTTTCAATTTATCATTATCACTTGGCTAATAATGATTCACCTGTACAATACACTTTGATCATATTTGGCCTTTTCTTCACTGATTGACTAGGAGTAAGCACAGGATTCTACTACCTTTTAGTGAGGCATCATTTTGATCTCAGTTGACCAAATATGTCCCATTGCCCGTAAAGGAATCCATAACTGATAgaatttgtattaatttatgACGCTTATCTGGGACTTTGTGTGAATGATAGTGAGGGTTGTTAAGAACATATAAAGCGGTCATTGTTTATCTGACGCAGTGCGCTTGACATATTTTGTGTTCCAGCTGTATTCCCATAGTTGCATGTGCGAACATTTCCacattgtctgtgtgtgtgtgtgtgtggcagagGTGATGTTGCACGTACCTGAccttgtgtggtgtgtgtggcgGGAAGGGGAAGGCCTAATCCGCTGCTCTGTGTGTGTAGGGGTGAAGCCGTATGCTTGTTCCATGTGTGACATGAGGTTTATTCAGCGTAACCACCTGGAGAGACACAGCCTCACTCACACGGGTATGCGTTCCGTTGCCACGTCCCCTCCCACCACTGCCGCTCGCACCCCCTGACGCGCAACCTCCACTTTGATGGGATGTTGAACCAGCATCACACGCCGCGCAGATGTTGCGTACATCTGGGCCATGATAACCACTCTGTCCTACACATAATGAGTTGATGACCAGGCctttttataataataacaCTCATAAATTACAGATAAGGCTTTTTTTCCTACTTAGTCTTGCTGCAATGATAGTCCTCAATGACAGTTTGACACACTTTAGTGTtttaagaaaacaaatattgacGCATTGACTCTGTTGTGTGTGCTTTTTGTTAGGGGAGAAGCCTTTTGCGTGTGACATGTGCGATATGAGGTTTATCCAGCGCTACCATCTGGAGAGACACAAGCGTGTGCACAGCGGCGAGAAGCCTTACCAATGTGAGCGCTGCCAGCAGGTAGGcagattattttattcatcagtAATGAATCAGCaacataattaaatgtatctggtcatttaggtccatttgttccaGCAGACATACTTTCACGAttgcatttgttgtttttcttcccttttcctGAATGGAAAGTAAAAACAGGTACcggaaatgaacaaaatgtacaACGGAAACGCCACCCAGTGGCGTCCTAGTTACTAAGAGCTGTAGCATTTTCAAAAACTGAACATCTAGGTTGCGCTCAGTTATAAAGGCAAGCAACACTTGGGAGACCCGCATTGACGTTAGCGCGGTCACCGCACGTCCCAAATTTGAGTTATAAATGAACTTCAGATATTGTACTGGAAAAACTGGAGCAATTAAGGTACTATAATGCCTTCATATGTCTGCATGTAAAGCTATTTACATGGATGTCttataacaaacaaaaaaatatttgtgcttcagatttttttcctttaaccTTTCTCAGAAATTCCAATGGTATTGGCAAAGTTTTCAATCTGTAAATTtccaaaatacatccatccatttccttctgtTTATCTGAAGTCAGTTCACAGGGACCGTAGCTTTTGCAAGGAatcccagatttccctttccccagccacttcctcgaGCTCTTCAGAGGGGATCCTGAGCCATTTCCAGGGAACCTGAGATATTTAGTCTCCAACTTGTTCTGGTTTATACCTGGGGTTTTCTCCCAGCAGGACGTACCCAGAACCTCACCAGGCATGcctccaggaggcatcctaaacagatgctCAAGCCCCttcatctgcctcctctcaatgcggagtaGCAGTGACTCTACTCAGAGCCTCTcttggatgaccgagcttctcaccctatttctaagggagagcttgtgtgtgtgtgtgtgtgtgtgtgtgtgtgtgtgtgtgtgtgtgtgtgtgtgtgtgtgtgtgtgtgtgtgtgtgtggaggcgaGCTCGAGTACAGCTATTTTGACTTTGCACAACACATCTGTGTTATTCCCTGCCAGCTGTCCCACCCGTCAGCTTGTGTAGGTGGGAATTGGGATTGCTAAATTCCCTACGgtcaccgcccagctcacaatACACCCGACCCcgatggcccctcccacagatAGTGGGCCCATAAGAAGGGAACCCACATTACCCTTTCGGACTATGCCCGGCTGGCCCTGTGGACACAGGCCTGGCCACTAGGCTCtcacctttgagccccacctctagACCTCGGTCCACGGGGGGCCCTGGTGACACACGTCTGGCCAAGGGAAAACTATGTCAACTTTTTGTCATCATCGTGCTTTTTTtaggtccctcacctaggacacATTTATCATGGGTGACCCTATTAGGGGcataaagccccagacaacttagttcCTCGGATCATTGGAACGCAAAAACCTCTCCACCACATCAAGGTGACACCTCAAGGAGGGGTTTTCCAAAATTCCCCATCTTAAATTCCCACGGAATTATCTGAAATTGTCCAACCGCTTTAACCGTACTTGTAGTTGGAATTTGTGTGGAAAACTTGAATAAACAGAATTACACTTTTGTTTTCCCCGTAGAATTTTTCAAGGACAGACCGTCTGCTGCGGCACCGTCGGCTGTGCCAGGGCCGCGGCGTAGCAAAAGTGGAGAACCAACCATGTTGTGAACCGCGCCAATATGCCCAGGAAGGTCCACCTGCTCCCCCGACCTGGAGCCCCATGCACCCCCCTCCGGGTCGGCTGGCCGTCTGACATTCCACGTTCGCCCCGTCTACGTGGCCACCTGACACAGAACCGGTGGACGGGCGTGGCGCTCGCTCTGTGATGAGTGGCTCTAGCACAGACTGACGATGCAGGTCCAGTCTTGGATTACTAATAACTGCGGGACATTTGTTTGTTTCGTTTTAACTGTTTCTTTTCTCGCCtccatatttttttaacgacaAGACTTTTCTGTGATGAAGAGTGTTCCTGTTTTGTACTTACTCTGTTcgcgggtgaaaaaaaaaaaaaagtttttattgaTCCAATGCATCTACATTTGTTGGTACTCTGTAAtgacggcattttttttttaaattgacaaacagggatatcattgtgaggAAAAGGATTTCATTGTCTCTTAAGCTTTGTCACTTAGGTCCAAATATGGCTCACGTCAACCAGATCTGGCTGGCTGTGGCAGCTGTTTCAATtgctgtcaccatggcaacggtgGCTTGACCAGGACTATTGTGAAGCCATCTGGTTGACCAGCATTCTTTGCCTCTAACAACAGTAGAGGTACACTGTCTGTAAATATTGCTACTACATTCACAGTTGGACTTAAgttgatttttctcatttttgtttttgtttcattttggccAAGAATTACCTACAGTCTTGCGAGCCAATGGGTGTTAATGTTAACCAGGACTTCC
This portion of the Syngnathoides biaculeatus isolate LvHL_M chromosome 10, ASM1980259v1, whole genome shotgun sequence genome encodes:
- the znf740a gene encoding zinc finger protein ZFP2 isoform X18 codes for the protein MSHLPSSSVRDHMKWAGLLGCEAVLSSMALMQASTMAAAPPKKMMAPLGHAPPQRDGPDRGPQSHMILPSGMSCPPLLIRKEGEFQAPRLLDEKDMRTNEDLQQKKKNRKSVAPCKVREQEGRGGKGAGGDENGPSSKVQKNFICDHCYGAFRSGYHLKRHILIHTGEKPYACAVCDMRFIQRYHLERHSLIHTGVKPYACSMCDMRFFQRYHLARHSLTHTGVKPYACSICDMRFFQRYHLARHSLTHTGVKPYACSMCDMRFFQRYHLARHTLTHTGVKPYACSMCDMRFFQRYHLARHSLTHTGVKPYACTMCDMRFIQRYQLERHSLTHTGVKPYACTMCDKRFFQRYHLARHSLTHMGVKPYACTMCDMKFCQRYHLARHSLTHTGVKPYACTICDKRFFQRYHLARHSLTHMGVKPFACTMCDMRFVQRYHLARHSLTHTGVKPYACTMCDKRFFQRYHLARHSLTHMGEKPFACDMCDMRFIQRYHLERHKRVHSGEKPYQCERCQQNFSRTDRLLRHRRLCQGRGVAKVENQPCCEPRQYAQEGPPAPPTWSPMHPPPGRLAV
- the znf740a gene encoding zinc finger protein ZFP2 isoform X19; the protein is MSHLPSSSVRDHMKWAGLLGCEAVLSSMALMQASTMAAAPPKKMMAPLGHAPPQRDGPDRGPQSHMILPSGMSCPPLLIRKEGEFQAPRLLDEKDMRTNEDLQQKKKNRKSVAPCKVREQEGRGGKGAGGDENGPSSKVQKNFICDHCYGAFRSGYHLKRHILIHTGEKPYACAVCDMRFIQRYHLERHSLIHTGVKPYACSMCDMRFFQRYHLARHSLTHTGVKPYACSICDMRFFQRYHLARHSLTHTGVKPYACSMCDMRFFQRYHLARHTLTHTGVKPYACSMCDMRFFQRYHLARHSLTHTGVKPYACTMCDMRFIQRYQLERHSLTHTGVKPYACTMCDKRFFQRYHLARHSLTHMGVKPYACTMCDMKFCQRYHLARHSLTHTGVKPYACTICDKRFFQRYHLARHSLTHMGVKPFACTMCDMRFVQRYHLARHSLTHTGVKPYACSMCDMRFIQRNHLERHSLTHTGEKPFACDMCDMRFIQRYHLERHKRVHSGEKPYQCERCQQNFSRTDRLLRHRRLCQGRGVAKVENQPCCEPRQYAQEGPPAPPTWSPMHPPPGRLAV
- the znf740a gene encoding zinc finger protein ZFP2 isoform X24, producing MSHLPSSSVRDHMKWAGLLGCEAVLSSMALMQASTMAAAPPKKMMAPLGHAPPQRDGPDRGPQSHMILPSGMSCPPLLIRKEGEFQAPRLLDEKDMRTNEDLQQKKKNRKSVAPCKVREQEGRGGKGAGGDENGPSSKVQKNFICDHCYGAFRSGYHLKRHILIHTGEKPYACAVCDMRFIQRYHLERHSLIHTGVKPYACSMCDMRFFQRYHLARHSLTHTGVKPYACSICDMRFFQRYHLARHSLTHTGVKPYACSMCDMRFFQRYHLARHTLTHTGVKPYACSMCDMRFFQRYHLARHSLTHTGVKPYACTMCDMRFIQRYQLERHSLTHTGVKPYACTMCDKRFFQRYHLARHSLTHMGVKPYACTMCDMKFCQRYHLARHSLTHTGVKPYACTICDKRFFQRYHLARHSLTHMGVKPFACTMCDMRFVQRYHLARHSLTHTGEKPFACDMCDMRFIQRYHLERHKRVHSGEKPYQCERCQQNFSRTDRLLRHRRLCQGRGVAKVENQPCCEPRQYAQEGPPAPPTWSPMHPPPGRLAV